One Cellulomonas sp. Y8 DNA segment encodes these proteins:
- a CDS encoding type II secretion system protein J, with amino-acid sequence MTALRGRAGRSAADAGVTLTELIVAMAVFAIVLVGVAALTAGIQRSDRAAWDRVDDVEEGRYALMQLSRVIGRAVVPTTVGGRERAAFADLAPDALTVYADLDNPGGGAGPSRVEYAVADGALTQTTRRAVAGDRATYCADDEATPECEGRVQAVVLARALRDGGDPLFTYLDAAGDETDAPHLVRTVLVSLALQQDPTTGDEPTRFTDRLTPSGLLP; translated from the coding sequence GTGACCGCGCTCCGAGGTCGCGCGGGCCGGTCCGCTGCCGACGCCGGCGTCACCCTCACCGAGCTGATCGTCGCCATGGCCGTGTTCGCGATCGTCCTGGTCGGCGTGGCGGCGCTCACCGCGGGCATCCAGCGCTCCGACCGCGCGGCGTGGGACCGGGTCGACGACGTCGAGGAGGGCCGGTACGCCCTCATGCAGCTGTCCCGGGTGATCGGGCGCGCGGTGGTGCCGACGACGGTCGGCGGGCGGGAGCGGGCCGCGTTCGCCGACCTCGCGCCGGACGCGCTCACCGTGTACGCGGACCTCGACAACCCGGGCGGCGGGGCCGGGCCGTCGCGGGTGGAGTACGCGGTGGCCGACGGGGCGCTGACCCAGACCACCCGGCGCGCCGTGGCGGGCGACCGGGCCACCTACTGCGCGGACGACGAGGCGACGCCGGAGTGCGAGGGACGGGTGCAGGCCGTCGTCCTCGCGCGCGCCCTCCGGGACGGCGGCGACCCGCTGTTCACCTACCTCGACGCCGCGGGGGACGAGACCGACGCCCCGCACCTCGTCCGCACGGTGCTGGTCTCGCTCGCCCTCCAGCAGGACCCCACCACCGGCGACGAGCCGACCCGGTTCACCGACCGCCTGACACCCTCGGGACTGCTGCCATGA
- a CDS encoding A24 family peptidase codes for MPAAPLVLTTAVLGLAIGSFLNVVVWRVPRGGSVARPPSACPRCSHRIRARDNVPVLSWLLLRGRCRDCDAPIARRYPLVEAGTGLLFAVVAASAGVAWTLPVLLYLAALSVALTLIDLDVHRLPDVLVLPAYPVCAALLALASWNPGGEADWAALGRAAVGGAALLAFYLAAALAYPGGMGLGDVKLAGVLGLCLAWFGWDVLLVGGFAAFLLGGLYAVGLVLAGRAGRRSGIPFGPWMLAGAWLGIAVGGRLGAWYLGLLA; via the coding sequence GTGCCCGCTGCCCCGCTCGTCCTCACCACCGCCGTGCTCGGCCTCGCGATCGGCTCGTTCCTCAACGTCGTCGTCTGGCGCGTGCCGCGCGGCGGGTCGGTCGCCCGGCCGCCGTCGGCGTGCCCGCGCTGCAGCCACCGGATCCGCGCGCGGGACAACGTCCCGGTGCTGTCCTGGCTGCTGCTGCGGGGGCGGTGCCGCGACTGCGACGCGCCGATCGCGCGCCGGTACCCGCTGGTGGAGGCGGGCACGGGGCTGCTGTTCGCGGTCGTCGCCGCGTCCGCCGGCGTCGCGTGGACGCTGCCCGTCCTGCTGTACCTGGCGGCGCTCTCGGTGGCGCTCACGCTCATCGACCTGGACGTCCACCGGCTCCCCGACGTGCTCGTGCTGCCCGCGTACCCGGTGTGCGCGGCGCTGCTCGCGCTGGCGTCCTGGAACCCGGGCGGCGAGGCGGACTGGGCGGCGCTCGGCCGGGCGGCGGTCGGCGGCGCGGCGCTGCTCGCGTTCTACCTCGCGGCCGCCCTCGCGTATCCGGGCGGGATGGGGCTCGGCGACGTGAAGCTCGCGGGCGTGCTCGGGCTGTGCCTGGCGTGGTTCGGCTGGGACGTGCTGCTCGTCGGCGGGTTCGCGGCGTTCCTCCTGGGCGGGCTGTACGCCGTCGGGCTCGTGCTCGCCGGCCGCGCGGGCCGCCGGTCGGGGATCCCGTTCGGGCCGTGGATGCTCGCCGGGGCCTGGCTCGGGATCGCGGTGGGCGGGCGGCTCGGCGCCTGGTACCTGGGCCTGCTGGCGTAG
- a CDS encoding Lsr2 family protein, whose translation MTDLTALPTDRATCGWLPLPAGPPPSPPPDRADHRPPDPPPDPPASPPEDTRADPPPDDPGLPEPAAVQAALDTLTRWLRSGGTVVCGSGGPDAADHAVDAVDGADTDRPGGTGTPPDPVPPSPPGDAPAAGAPTAPGADPGTDPAAGPAADPAPPSGPAERGCRHCRRVVDPVRVRAWARERGLRVADRGRLPAAIVAAYLATHPHA comes from the coding sequence ATGACCGACCTGACCGCCCTCCCGACCGACCGGGCCACGTGCGGCTGGCTGCCCCTGCCCGCCGGCCCGCCGCCCAGCCCGCCGCCGGACCGCGCCGACCACCGGCCGCCGGACCCACCGCCGGACCCGCCGGCGAGCCCGCCCGAGGACACCCGCGCGGACCCACCGCCCGACGACCCCGGCCTGCCGGAACCGGCCGCCGTGCAGGCGGCCCTGGACACGCTGACCCGCTGGCTGCGCTCGGGCGGGACGGTGGTGTGCGGGTCCGGCGGTCCGGACGCCGCGGACCACGCCGTCGACGCGGTCGACGGGGCGGACACCGACCGCCCCGGCGGGACCGGGACGCCACCCGACCCGGTACCACCGTCCCCGCCCGGCGACGCACCGGCGGCCGGGGCCCCGACCGCCCCCGGAGCCGACCCCGGGACCGACCCTGCAGCTGGCCCGGCGGCCGACCCGGCCCCGCCGTCCGGCCCCGCAGAGCGCGGGTGCCGGCACTGCCGCCGGGTCGTGGACCCCGTGCGGGTCCGCGCCTGGGCGCGCGAGCGCGGCCTGCGCGTCGCCGACCGGGGACGCCTCCCGGCCGCGATCGTGGCCGCCTACCTCGCCACCCACCCGCACGCCTAA
- a CDS encoding DUF4118 domain-containing protein: MTRGRLRVLLGAAPGVGKTYAMLEAGRDLRTDGRDVVVAVVETHGRAATAALVEGLEVVPRARVEHRGIALTELDLDAVLARRPQVALVDEYAHTNAPGSRNDKRWQDVAELLHAGIDVLTTVNIQHIASLNDVVRTITGVPQRETVPDAVLRAADQIELVDLAPQSLRDRLAEGNVYPAERVDAALSNYFRLGNLTALRELALLWLADEVDSALRSYRAEHAIDAPWEARERVVVALTGGPEGETLLRRGARIAARSAGGELLAVHVSAQTGLRDTDPGALAAQAALAEQLGGTYHQVVGEDVPTALVEFARARDATQLVIGLSRRGWLKAALTGPGIGATVIRQAGPIDVHIVNHAAAAGARLPLPRVTGALTVRRRLLGFALCVLLGPLLTWWLVAAKSVDSLASDVLAYQLLVVVIALVGGLWPALLTALLSGLTLNYLFVAPTHTVTVSEPVHALALALYVVNGALVAAVVDLAARRTRAAHRARAESELLATVAGGVLRGQDALGALIERAREAFGLAGVRLRADDEVLAESGTVRPGSPHVPVDEHTVLDLDRGDGVPRGTDSAVPDVDGADNRLLGVVVAQVAAALDHQRLSRTADAIGPLRETDQVRSALLSAVSHDLRRPLTAATTAVGSLRSQDVDWSPADREELLATADESLATLTGLVTDLLDVSRLQAGVLGVSVRPTDVDDVILPALDELGLGPDDVHLELDPALPPVEADPALLRRVIVNVLANAVHASPAGVPVRVQTSAFADRVEIRVVDHGPGVPAGRRADLFVPFQRLGDTDNATGLGLGLALSRGFAEGMGGTLGPEDTPGGGLTMVIALRQAGAAPGPGERAA, translated from the coding sequence ATGACCCGGGGCCGGCTGCGCGTGCTGCTCGGGGCGGCGCCCGGTGTGGGCAAGACCTACGCCATGCTCGAGGCGGGCCGCGACCTGCGCACCGACGGCCGCGACGTGGTCGTCGCCGTCGTCGAGACCCACGGCCGCGCCGCCACGGCCGCGCTGGTCGAGGGCCTGGAGGTCGTGCCGCGCGCCCGCGTCGAGCACCGCGGCATCGCGCTGACCGAGCTCGACCTCGACGCGGTGCTCGCCCGCCGCCCGCAGGTCGCGCTCGTCGACGAGTACGCGCACACGAACGCCCCCGGCTCCCGGAACGACAAGCGCTGGCAGGACGTCGCGGAGCTCCTCCACGCCGGCATCGACGTGCTGACCACGGTGAACATCCAGCACATCGCGTCGCTCAACGACGTCGTCCGCACCATCACCGGCGTCCCGCAGCGGGAGACCGTCCCGGACGCGGTGCTCCGGGCGGCGGACCAGATCGAGCTCGTCGACCTCGCCCCGCAGTCCCTGCGCGACCGCCTCGCCGAGGGCAACGTCTACCCGGCGGAGCGCGTCGACGCGGCGCTGTCGAACTACTTCCGGCTCGGCAACCTCACGGCGCTGCGCGAGCTCGCGCTGCTGTGGCTCGCCGACGAGGTCGACTCCGCGCTGCGCTCCTACCGTGCCGAGCACGCGATCGACGCGCCCTGGGAGGCGCGCGAGCGCGTCGTCGTCGCGCTGACCGGCGGGCCCGAGGGGGAGACGCTGCTGCGCCGCGGCGCCCGGATCGCGGCCCGGTCGGCCGGCGGGGAGCTGCTGGCCGTGCACGTCAGCGCCCAGACCGGCCTGCGGGACACCGACCCCGGGGCGCTCGCGGCCCAGGCGGCGCTCGCCGAGCAGCTCGGCGGCACCTACCACCAGGTGGTGGGGGAGGACGTGCCGACCGCGCTGGTCGAGTTCGCCCGCGCGCGGGACGCGACGCAGCTCGTCATCGGGCTGAGCCGACGCGGCTGGCTCAAGGCCGCGCTCACCGGCCCGGGCATCGGCGCCACGGTGATCCGGCAGGCCGGACCGATCGACGTCCACATCGTCAACCACGCGGCGGCGGCCGGCGCGCGGCTGCCGCTGCCCCGGGTGACGGGCGCGCTGACCGTCCGGCGGCGGCTGCTCGGGTTCGCGCTGTGCGTGCTGCTCGGCCCGCTCCTCACCTGGTGGCTGGTCGCGGCCAAGAGCGTCGACTCGCTCGCCAGCGACGTGCTCGCGTACCAGCTGCTCGTCGTGGTGATCGCGCTGGTCGGCGGCCTGTGGCCCGCGCTGCTGACCGCCCTGCTGTCCGGGCTGACGCTGAACTACCTGTTCGTCGCGCCGACCCACACCGTCACGGTCAGCGAGCCCGTGCACGCCCTCGCCCTGGCCCTGTACGTCGTCAACGGCGCGCTGGTCGCCGCGGTGGTCGACCTCGCGGCGCGCCGCACCCGCGCCGCGCACCGCGCCCGGGCGGAGTCCGAGCTGCTCGCCACGGTGGCCGGCGGCGTGCTGCGCGGCCAGGACGCGCTCGGTGCGCTGATCGAGCGCGCGCGGGAGGCCTTCGGGCTGGCGGGCGTGCGGCTGCGCGCGGACGACGAGGTGCTCGCGGAGTCGGGCACCGTCCGGCCGGGGTCGCCGCACGTCCCGGTGGACGAGCACACGGTGCTGGACCTCGACCGCGGCGACGGCGTCCCGCGCGGCACCGACTCCGCCGTGCCGGACGTCGACGGCGCGGACAACCGCCTGCTCGGCGTCGTCGTCGCGCAGGTCGCCGCCGCCCTCGACCACCAGCGGCTGAGCCGCACCGCCGACGCCATCGGCCCGCTGCGCGAGACCGACCAGGTGCGCAGCGCGCTGCTCTCCGCGGTCAGCCACGACCTGCGCCGCCCGCTCACGGCCGCCACGACCGCCGTCGGCAGCCTGCGGTCCCAGGACGTCGACTGGTCGCCGGCCGACCGCGAGGAGCTCCTCGCGACCGCGGACGAGAGCCTGGCGACCCTGACCGGCCTCGTCACGGACCTGCTGGACGTCAGCCGGCTGCAGGCGGGCGTGCTCGGTGTCTCTGTGCGTCCCACGGACGTCGACGACGTCATCCTGCCCGCGCTCGACGAGCTGGGCCTCGGGCCCGACGACGTGCACCTGGAGCTCGACCCGGCCCTGCCGCCCGTAGAGGCCGACCCCGCGCTGCTCCGCCGCGTGATCGTCAACGTCCTCGCGAACGCCGTGCACGCGAGCCCCGCGGGCGTGCCGGTGCGCGTGCAGACGAGCGCGTTCGCCGACCGGGTGGAGATCCGCGTCGTCGACCACGGCCCCGGCGTCCCCGCCGGCCGGCGGGCGGACCTGTTCGTGCCGTTCCAGCGGCTCGGCGACACGGACAACGCCACCGGCCTCGGGCTCGGCCTGGCGCTCTCGCGCGGGTTCGCCGAGGGGATGGGCGGGACCCTCGGGCCGGAGGACACCCCCGGCGGCGGGCTGACCATGGTGATCGCGCTGCGCCAGGCCGGCGCCGCGCCCGGCCCGGGGGAGCGCGCGGCGTGA